CATACGGCTCACCTACTTTATGTCAATTGTCTCTAAAAATGCTTTCCATGAGATGGATGCACATTTGATTCTTGCGGGAAATAATCGAACCCCTTTGTAAACTTCTGCTTCTTCTAAGTCAACGGTTGTGTCATATGTTTCATTTGTAATCATGTTTAAATACGTATTTGCAACTTTTTTTGCTTCTTCAATGGTTTTTCCAATCATGGTTTCTGAAAGTACTGATGCGGAAGAGCAACAAATACTGCACCCAGTACCATCGTGTCTACAATCTGTTACAATTCCTTGTTCGACTTTAGTTTGAATTGTGATATCATCCCCACAACTAGGGTTTTTTATGTGAATTTGTTTATAAGTTTCATCGATTAATAGCCCTTTA
The sequence above is drawn from the Bacillota bacterium genome and encodes:
- a CDS encoding SUF system NifU family Fe-S cluster assembly protein, with protein sequence MEHYKNPRNKGLLIDETYKQIHIKNPSCGDDITIQTKVEQGIVTDCRHDGTGCSICCSSASVLSETMIGKTIEEAKKVANTYLNMITNETYDTTVDLEEAEVYKGVRLFPARIKCASISWKAFLETIDIK